Below is a genomic region from Kribbella qitaiheensis.
CGAGACCGAGGCGGAGACGTTGCGCGGCACGGTCCGGCTGGCTCAGCAGGTCGAGGAGCTCGGCTACCACCGCTTCTGGGTCTCGGAGCACCACAGTGTCCCCGGCGTGGTCGGCTCCGCGCCGACAGTGCTGGCGGCTGCTGTCGCGGCGGCGACCAGCCGGATCCGCGTCGGCACGGGTGGCGTGATGCTGCCGAATCACCAGCCGCTGGTGGTCGCGGAGCAGTTCGGCGTACTGGAGTCGCTCTTCCCAGGCCGGATCGACATGGGACTCGGGAGATCTGTCGGCTTCACGAACGGGATCCGCCGGGCCCTTGGCGTCGAGAAGGACGCGGCCGAGGATTTCGAGTCGCAGATCCAGGAACTGCTCGGCTACTTCACCGGCACTCAGAAGAATCATCCGCAGGTGCATGCGCGACCTGGTGAAGGCTTGCGCGTACCGGCGTACGTGCTTGCTGTCGGCGAAGGCGCGCTGCTTGCCGCCTCACTGGGTCTTCCGCTGGTCATCGGTGCATTCAAGGGCGAGCAGGAGCTCCTCACGCTGCTGGAACGCTACCGCTCGTCCTTCCGCCCGTCTGCGTGGGCAGAACGCCCGTACGTCGTGCTGGCGTCGACCGTTGCCGTCGCTGCCACTAGTGATGACGCCAGGCGGCTACTGCTGCCCGAGGCATGGTCCAGCGCCTACTCGCGTACTCGGGGCGTGTTCCCACCCCTGCTCCCCGTCGACGAGGTGCTGCGCATCGACATGACAGAGAAGGAACGCGACATCTTCGAACAGTCGCTGCGCGGGCAGATCTACGGGACACCTGCAGAGGTTGACGCCGTACTGGGCGGTCTAGTGCAGCGCACGGCTGCGGACGAGGTGCTGGTGACCACCAACACCTACGACCGGGGCGACCTACTGGCGTCGTACGGGCAACTGGCGGACCTTGCCGGCTCGCTCGTCAGCCGCTGATCCGCTCCTGCAGGCGTTTACGGACGTCCGGCCACTCGTCGGCCAGGATCGAGAACACCACGGTGTCGCGGAACGAACCGTCCGCGACCCGCTTGTGGCGACGCAGTACGCCCTCGCGGGTAGCACCGAGTTTGGCGATAGCCGCCTGCGAGCGGGTGTTGGCCGACCCGGTCTGGATCTTGACCCGGCCGAAGCCACAGTCCTCGAACGCGTGCTGCAGCAGGAGCAATTTGGTGGCCGGGTTGACCGCGGTCCCCCACACCGACGGCGCGTAGCCGGTCCAGCCGAGATGCGCCGACTCGTTGTGGAGATCGACATCGCCGAGGCTCGACGTACCGACAACTGTTCCGTCTGCGATCAGACGGACCACGTACGCCGTACGCTGCGTCGCCGACGCGACCCACTGCTCGCGCATCTGGTCGGCATCGGCGGGCATGCCGGCCAGGCCGCCACCGAAGCCACCGGCGTACACCTGCTCGTTGCCGATCGCCGCGTACAGCGATTCGATGTCCTCGGCAACGAGCCGATCGAGGCGGACGATGTCGCCGGTCAGGGAGCGGCCATCAGGTGCTTTCGTCATGCGCCCATCAAACCAGGCGATCAGATCAGGCCGCTTAGGTGACCAGCAGGTGCAGCAGCAGCCAGACCGCGGGAGCCGTTGCCAGCAAGGAGTCCAGCCGGTCCATCACGCCGCCGTGGCCGGGCAGCAGGTTGGACATGTCCTTGATGCCGAGATCGCGCTTGATCATCGACTCGGCCAGATCCCCCACGGTCGCAGTCAGCACCGCCACTACGCCGACGATCGCGCCGACCCACCAGTGGCCGTCGAGCAACCACACCACTGACCCGATCCCAGCACCGATACAGGCGATCGTCGAGCCGGCGAAACCTTCCCAGGTCTTCTTCGGGCTGATCGTCGGCGCCATCGGGTGCTTGCCGAACAGGATCCCGGCGACGTAACCGCCGACGTCACTGGCCACCACGACCAGGAAGAACGTCACCACCCGCTCCGGACCGTCATGCTCCGGCTGGACCAGCAGCACCGCGAAGCCTGCCAGCAAAGGCACATAGGTGATCAGGAACGTCCCGATGGTGACATCGCGGACGAAGCCGACCGAACCGTCCGGCATCCGCCAGAAGATCGTCGCCAGCACCGTCAGCGCCATCGCGACCAGCAGCGCGAGCGGACCCCCGAAGTACGCGGCGATCGCCATCGCGGCGGTGCCTGCGAACAAGGGGACCCGGTGCAGTTTCGCGCCACTGGTCCGGAACACGCGGATCAGTTCGTCGACGGCTACCAGGACGGCAGCCAGCACGACGAAGATGAAGAGGACCTTCTGCCAGAAAAGCGAACCGAGGATGACCGCACCGAGGCCGACACCGACCGCGATCGCCGCGGGCAGGTTGCGCCCGGCACGGCTCGGTGCGGGCGTGCTCTGGTCGACGCCCATCACACCTCGAGCAGTTCGGCTTCCTTGTGCTTGAGCAGGCCGTCGATGGAGTCGACATACTTCTTCGTCATCCCATCGAGGCGCTTCTCAGCACTCTTGCCTTCATCCTCGCCCGCGCCGCCGTCCTTGACCGTTTTGTGCACCTGGTCCATCGCGGTACGGCGGATGTTGCGCACCGAGACCTTGGCGTCCTCGGCCTTGGTCTTCGCCAGCTTGATGTACTCCTTGCGGCGATCCTCGGTGAGCTGCGGCATCTGGACCCGGATCACCGAACCGTCGTTGCCCGGGTTCACACCCAGGTCGGAGTCACGGATCGCCTTCTCGATCGCCCCCATCGCACTCTTGTCGTACGGCGAGATCAGCACCGTGCGCGGCTCGGGGACCTGGAAGCCGGCCAGCTGCTGCAGCGGCGTCGGCGATCCGTAGTAGTCCGCCACGATGTTCGAGAACATCGAGGGGTGCGCCCGGGCCGGTGCGGATCGCGGCGAAGTCGTCCTTGGCGACCTCCACGGCCTTCGCCATCTTCTGCTCGGCATCGCGGAGTGCTTCGTCGATCACGACAATCCTCGCTTCCTAGTGGCCGCATCGGTGCGGCCGCTCCAACCCTACGAACGCTGGTTTACCAGATAACGGACATCGGCCCGTGTGTTGGCCGTGATCTTAGTGCTTTCTGCGATCTGCCCGTACGGCGGTGCTGTTTCGGGCTACTGCCCGGGCGAAACGACCGTGCCGATCTTCTCGCCCCGGACGACGCGGGCGATGTTGCCCTCCTCCAGACCGAAGATGACGATCGGGAGCGCGTTGTCGCGGGCCAGGCTGATCGCGGTCGAGTCGGCGACCCGCAGGCCGCGGGAGAGGAAGTCGTCGTACGAGAGCTGGTCGAACTTGACCGCGTCCGGGTTCTTCTTCGGATCGGAGTCGTAGACCCCGTCGACGCCCTGCTTACCCATCAGCAGGGCCTCGGCGCCGATCTCCAGCGCGCGCTGGGCGGCGACCGTGTCGGTGGAGAAGTACGGCATCCCGGATCCGGCGCCGAAGATCACCACGCGGCCCTTGGCCAGGTGCCGGTCGGCCTTGCGCGGGATGTACGGCTCGGCGACCTGCCCCATCGTGATGGCGGTCTGGACCCGGGTCTCGACGCCCAGCTTCTCCAGGAAGTCCTGGAGGGCCAGGCAGTTCATCACCGTGCCGAGCATGCCCATGTAGTCGGCGCGGTTGCGCTCCATCCCGCGCTGCTGCAACTCCGCACCACGGAAGAAGTTGCCACCACCGACGACGATGGCGACCTGTACTCCGGCCCGGACCACCTCGGCGATCTGCTTGGCGATCGAGTTCACCACATCCGGGTCGACGCCCAGCTTGCCGCCGCCGAACACCTCGCCCGACAGCTTCAACAACACCCGGTGATAGGCCGGATCGAACGGCGAAGAGGCCGGATTCGTCTCGGTACCCAGGGTTTCCGTCACGATTCCGGCCTCCTCGTCGACTGCGTTGACTAGTACGTCGCGACCGTCAGGCCCCGACCTCGAAGCGAGCGAACCGCTTGACGGTCACGCCGGCCGCGTCCAGAACTGCCTTCACGGTCTTCTTGTTCTCCTGGACCGACGACTGCTCGAGCAGCACGACCTCCTTGTAGAAGCCGTTCACCCGACCCTCGACGATCTTCGGCAGTGCCTGCTCCGGCTTGCCCTCTTCACGGGCGGTCGCCTCGGCGATCCGCTTCTCGGACTCGACCGTCTCGGCCGGGACCTCGTCGCGGGTGGTGTACAGCGGTCGCATCGCGGCGGCCTGCATGGCCGCGCCACGCGCCGCGTCGATGTTGTCGCCCTCGAACTCGACCAGCACGCCCACCTGGGCCGGCAGGTCGGCGGCACGCTTGTGCATGTACGCCGCGACCTTGCCGTCGAAGACGGCGACCTTGCCGAGCTCGAGCTTCTCACCGATCACCGCGGCCAGGGCCTCGATGTTCTCGGCGACGCTCTTGCCGTCGGCCAGCTTCTCGCCGAGCAGACCCTCGACGTCACCGACCTTGCTGGCCGAGGCGTGCGCGACGATGTCGGCCGCGAGCTGCTGGAACTGCTCGTTCTTGGCGACGAAGTCGGTCTCGCAGTTGAACTGGACCATCGCGTTCTCTGCGGCGGCCACCAGGCCGTTGGTCGCGGAACGCTCGGCGCCACGCTTGGCGGCCTTGGCCGCGCCGTGGATGCGCAGCTCCTCGATCGCCTTCTCGAAGTCGCCGTCGGTGCTCTCGAGGGCCTTCTTCGCATCCATCATGCCCGCGCCCGTTGCGTCGCGGAGCTTCTTGACGTCAGCGGCGGTGTAGTTCGCCATTCCTCGTTCTCTCGTCTGTGTGGTGCGTCAGCTGGTGGAGTTAGCCGCCCGGGCCGGGGCCGGTGGCTGGTCGCCGCCCGGTGCCTGCGCCGGCCTCCGCAGTACGGGGGCCGGCTACAGCAACGAACGGAGACAGGCCGATCAGGCGTCGGTCTTCGGCGCTTCCGCGTCGGTGGCCTCGGCAGCCGGCGCCTCGACAGCGGCGGCTTCGGCGGCCGGAGCCTCGGTGGCCTCGACCTCGGCGGCCGGGGCCTCGTCAGTCTTGACCTCGGCGGCCGGGGCCTCGTCAGCCTTGACCTCGGCGGCCGGAGCCTCGTCAGCCTTGACCTCGGCGGCCGGAGCCTCTTCGGTCTTCACCTCGGCCGCGGGGGCCTCGTCGGCCTTGGCTTCGTCGGCCTTGGCCTCGTCGGCCTTGGCCTCGGTGGCGGCGCCGTTCTGGCTCTCCAGCAACTCGCGCTCCCAAGCAGCCATCGGCTCCTCGGCACCCAGCTCCTCGCCGGCCGCGGCCGCGCCCTGGCCGCCACGCGACATCAGGCCATCGGCGACGGCGTCGGCGATCACGCGGGTCAGCAGGCCGACCGAACGGATCGCGTCGTCGTTGCCCGGGATCGGGAAGTCGACCTCGTCCGGGTCGCAGTTGGTGTCGAGGATGCCGATGATCGGCAGCTTGAGCTTGCGCGCCTCGTCAACGGCGAGGTGCTCCTTCTTGGTGTCGACGATCCAGACAGCGGCCGGAACGCGGGCCATGTCGCGGATACCACCGAGGGTCTTGAGCAGCTTGATGTACTCGCGACGCTTCTGCAGGAGCTCCTTCTTCGTCACACCGGAGGCGGCGACGTCGTCGAAGTCCAGCAGCTCGAGCTCCTTCATCCGCTGGAGCCGCTTGCTGACGGTCTGGAAGTTGGTGAGCATGCCGCCCAGCCAGCGCTGGTTCACGTACGGCATGCCGACGCGGGTCGCCTGCTCGGCGATCGCTTCCTGCGCCTGCTTCTTGGTGCCGACGAACAGGATCGCGCCACCGGAGGCGACGGTGCTCCGGATGAACTCGTAGGCGCGGTCGATGTACGACAGCGACTGCTGCAGGTCGATGATGTAGATGCCGTTGCGCTCGGTGAAGATGAATCGCTTCATCTTCGGGTTCCAACGACGGGTCTGGTGCCCGAAGTGGACGCCGCTCTCGAGCAGCTGCTTCATGGTCACGACGGCCATGAGGTGGTCCTCCTGTCGCACCGATCACTCGAACGGTGCTTGTTCGGTTGTCCCGCGCCGGACCGGATGGTCCGCCGCGCCTGACGCCCGCCACGATCCTCCACCCGGCGAGCCGGGACCTAGGAGTTTCGGGGTTATGCAGGCGTGCGTAGTCGACCCACTCACGTGGGACGCCACCAAAAGTCTACGTGAGACAAGACCCCAGGTCGAACCGGCCCACCCGCTCATCCACAACCCCCCAATCCACCCCTCCCAACCCCTACTTCCCCGGCACATTCCAAGACATGCCCCTAGACCCCGGAACCACCCGTCCCACCGCCACCCACGCCGTCCTCGCGACCATCACTTTCGCCCTGATCGCCCTCGCCCACCTCAGCCTCGCCTCACCACCCACCTCCGCCCCACCACCCGGCGCCTCGCAGTCGGCCGCCTCCAACTACGCCCACGTCCCCGCTCCACCACCGACTACCCGCGTCCGCACCCCGCAGTCGGCCACCTCCGCTCCGCTGCCGACCGCCTCCCCCGGCGCCTACGTCTCCACCTCCCCGTCGGCCGCCTCGGCCGGACCTCCGGCCGCCGTCGCCACCTTTCGCGGCCCGCCGCCAGGCGCGGCGCCGCGCGGCGGCGTCTGGCCGCTCAGCCCTCGGCCGGAGATCGTCCGCGGCTTCGAACTCCCCGCGAAGCCATGGCTCCCCGGCCATCGCGGCCTCGACCTAGCGGGCTCCCCCGGCCAGCCTGTCCTCGCAGCCACCGCCGGCACGATCACGTACGCCGGTCCGCTGGCCGGCCGAGGCGTCGTCGTCGTAACCACCGGCCTCCTCCGCACCACCTACGAACCGGTCATCCCCTCAGTCCGCGTAGGCGCGACTGTCACCCCCGGCCAGCAACTCGGCACCCTCTCCCTCGCTGGCACCCACTGCCCACCCCACACCTGCCTCCACTGGGGCCTCCGCAACGCAACCACCTACGTCAACCCCCTCACCCTCCTCACCTCCCGCCCCGTTCGCCTACTCCCCTCAGCCCAACCCCAGACCTCCCCGGCCCAGCCACCAACAGCCGACCCACCGCAGGCCCCACCCACGGGAACGTGCCCAGCAGGGCGCCCAGCACCAACCACCCAGCGAGTGGCGCGGAGCAGGCAGCACCCACCAGCCTCACGGGGGCGCCGACCAGCCGCCCAGCCCCGCGCACCAGCCCGCCCCGAGTGCGCAGCACGCTTCCAGCGAGCGGCATCGAGCAGGCTGCGGGCTCCAGCCCCGCAGGCGCACGCACTAGCTCTCCGGGCGAGCGCAGCACCGTTCCCGGCGACGGCAGCCTTCCCGCGGTGCGGAGCAGCCCGGCGGATCGAGGTACGGGCTCAGCGCCGGTCGCCGTGGTGGGCATCGGCGCCGTGCTTACCTTCGGCGGTGCACTCCTGATCAGGCGCCACTGATGAGCACCGACCTCGGCCACCCACCGCGCGCCTGGTACTCAGCTCCCGGAGAGCCGCCTACTCAGAGCTCAGTTGCGCGGAGGTCAGCTGCCTTGGACGCGGGCTTGCCAGGCGTCTTCGTCGCGGGAGCGGCGCTCGACGCCGGCCGGAAGCTTGCCCTTGGCAAGGTCTGTCAGCGTGGTGTGCTCCAGCACATCGCGCAGGCTAGCCCGCGCAGCGATCCAGACCCGCTGCAGCACGACTGCCTGTTCGTTGTAGTCAACGCTCTCCGGCCGCACGCCGGAGATGCTGACGATCGGTCCGTCGACCGCCCTCATCACATCGGCGACCGAGATGTTGTTCGGGTCGACGGCGAGCTTCCAGCCGCCGGACTGCCCACGCTGACTCGACAGCACCCCGGCCCGCCGCAAATCGGCGAGGATCCCTTGCAGGAAGCCGTGCGGAATGCCCTGGGCACGGCTGAGCTCCTCCGCGGAAACCACTGTGGGGTCGCTCGCCATCCAGCGCTGAGTGATCTCGATCAGCGCTCGCAACGCATAGTCAGACTTCGCCGAAACCCGCATGCTCCGCAGTCTGCCCTATCCGGGGCTTCCGTCAGGCCCGTGGATGGGCTTGTTCGTACGCGCGTCGCAGTCTCTCCCCCGAGACATGCGTATAGACCTGCGTCGTCGCGAGCGATGCGTGGCCGAGCAACTCCTGCACGCTGCGCAGGTCGGCGCCCCCTTCCAGCAGATGGGTGGCCGCCGTGTGACGCAGGCCGTGCGGCGACAGATCCGGCGCGTCGACCGCGTCGATCCTGGCGTGGACCACCCGCCGTACGGTCCGCTGGTCGATCCGCCCGCCCCGCGCGCCGAGAAACAAAGCCGGCCCGCTCCCAGGCTGGATCAACTGGGGTCGCGCGGTCCGCATCCACGTCTCCAGCGCGGCCGCCGCCGGTACGCCGTACGGGACAGAGCGCTCTTTGCGGCCCTTGCCGAAGACCCGCACCACGCGGCGGGAGGAGTCCACTTCGTCGACATCGAGGGCACACAGCTCGCCGACCCGGATCCCGGTCGCATAGAGGAGTTCCATGATCGCCAGGTCGCGCAGTCCAACCGGGCTGCCGTCGTCGGCTGCGACCGCCGCGGCATCCATGACAGCTCTGGTGTCGGCCTGGCCGAGCACACCAGGCAGCGGCCTGTGCGGCTTGGGGCTGGCCAGCAGCGCGCCCGGGTCAGTCGCGATCCGGCCGGTCCGCTGTGCCCACGCGGTGAAGACCCGAGCCGCGGTGGCCCGGCGCGCCATCGTGCTGCGCGCCTTGCCCAGGCTCTGTTGCTTGGCGAGCCAGGAGCGCAGCCCCCGGATGTCGAGCCCGTTCAGATCAGCATCGTGACCAAGCCGAGTCAAATGATCCAGGAGGTCCGCGATATCACCGATGTAGGCTCGCACCGAATGTTTGCTGAGGTCTCTTTCCGCCGTCAAGTGCCGTTCGTAGTCAGCCAGTAACACAGTGAAATCTTCTGATAAAGCAGGGTTTCCGCTGACATCCTCCGGCGCCATGACTCGACCATGCGGGAGTCTCCCCGGCATCGCAAGCCACCGCGCTGGTCGTGACAAAGGAGGTCTGGTCCGTAGACCAATGGTCGACTACTGTTCGGCCCGATTGCCCTAGTAGCAACGGAGGCACCCCTGACCATGGCCCCCTCAGCGAACGGACAGACCGTAGGCCGGCGCCTGCCGGTCGAGTCGGCGTTCACTAGAGTCGAGGATGCGAGGCACCGTCTGCCACGCCTGTTCGGTCGGCGCGACCTAGTCGTGCTCGGCCTCGGCGTGATGATCGGCTCCGGCATCTTCAGCCTCAGCGGCAAGGAAGCGGCGACCGTCGCCGGCCCTGCCGTGATTTTGTCATTCCTGATCGCAGCGCTTGTCTGTGTGCTCGCGGCCGCCTGCTATGCCGAACTGTCCTCGACGATCCCGGTTTCTGGTAGTGCCTACACCTTCAGTTATGTGGCGTTCGGCGAGATGTGGGCCTGGCTGGTCGGCTGGGCGCTCGTACTCGAGCTCGTCACCGCGGCCGCGATCGTGGCCCGGGTCTGGTCTGCCTACTTCCTGGCGACCCTGAACGGGTTCGGCGTCACGCTGCCGGACAACCTGGCCCAGTTCTTCGGCCCCGAGGCCAAGGTGAACCTGGTCGCGCCGCTGCTGTTGCTGCTGCTGACCGCGATGATCGTGACCGGCACCAAGCTGTCGTCCCGGGTGCTGACCATCGTCGTGGCGGCGAAGGTCGCCGTGATCCTGCTGGTCGTCATCATCGGCGCCACGCACATCAACTGGGCGAACTACCACCCCTTCATCCCGATGAGCCGGGCCCGCGCCCGCCGCTGCCAGCCCGACGTTGCTCAGCTGGATCGTGGACTCCTCGTTCGGCTCGTTCGGCGTGATGGGCATCTTCACCGCGGCCAGCTCGATCGTGTTCGCCTTCATCGGCTTCGACCTGA
It encodes:
- a CDS encoding LLM class flavin-dependent oxidoreductase — protein: MDSSDALRQPSLAGVPLSVLDRSRTRSGETEAETLRGTVRLAQQVEELGYHRFWVSEHHSVPGVVGSAPTVLAAAVAAATSRIRVGTGGVMLPNHQPLVVAEQFGVLESLFPGRIDMGLGRSVGFTNGIRRALGVEKDAAEDFESQIQELLGYFTGTQKNHPQVHARPGEGLRVPAYVLAVGEGALLAASLGLPLVIGAFKGEQELLTLLERYRSSFRPSAWAERPYVVLASTVAVAATSDDARRLLLPEAWSSAYSRTRGVFPPLLPVDEVLRIDMTEKERDIFEQSLRGQIYGTPAEVDAVLGGLVQRTAADEVLVTTNTYDRGDLLASYGQLADLAGSLVSR
- a CDS encoding GNAT family N-acetyltransferase; translation: MTKAPDGRSLTGDIVRLDRLVAEDIESLYAAIGNEQVYAGGFGGGLAGMPADADQMREQWVASATQRTAYVVRLIADGTVVGTSSLGDVDLHNESAHLGWTGYAPSVWGTAVNPATKLLLLQHAFEDCGFGRVKIQTGSANTRSQAAIAKLGATREGVLRRHKRVADGSFRDTVVFSILADEWPDVRKRLQERISG
- a CDS encoding phosphatidate cytidylyltransferase — encoded protein: MGVDQSTPAPSRAGRNLPAAIAVGVGLGAVILGSLFWQKVLFIFVVLAAVLVAVDELIRVFRTSGAKLHRVPLFAGTAAMAIAAYFGGPLALLVAMALTVLATIFWRMPDGSVGFVRDVTIGTFLITYVPLLAGFAVLLVQPEHDGPERVVTFFLVVVASDVGGYVAGILFGKHPMAPTISPKKTWEGFAGSTIACIGAGIGSVVWLLDGHWWVGAIVGVVAVLTATVGDLAESMIKRDLGIKDMSNLLPGHGGVMDRLDSLLATAPAVWLLLHLLVT
- the pyrH gene encoding UMP kinase; its protein translation is MTETLGTETNPASSPFDPAYHRVLLKLSGEVFGGGKLGVDPDVVNSIAKQIAEVVRAGVQVAIVVGGGNFFRGAELQQRGMERNRADYMGMLGTVMNCLALQDFLEKLGVETRVQTAITMGQVAEPYIPRKADRHLAKGRVVIFGAGSGMPYFSTDTVAAQRALEIGAEALLMGKQGVDGVYDSDPKKNPDAVKFDQLSYDDFLSRGLRVADSTAISLARDNALPIVIFGLEEGNIARVVRGEKIGTVVSPGQ
- the tsf gene encoding translation elongation factor Ts, whose translation is MANYTAADVKKLRDATGAGMMDAKKALESTDGDFEKAIEELRIHGAAKAAKRGAERSATNGLVAAAENAMVQFNCETDFVAKNEQFQQLAADIVAHASASKVGDVEGLLGEKLADGKSVAENIEALAAVIGEKLELGKVAVFDGKVAAYMHKRAADLPAQVGVLVEFEGDNIDAARGAAMQAAAMRPLYTTRDEVPAETVESEKRIAEATAREEGKPEQALPKIVEGRVNGFYKEVVLLEQSSVQENKKTVKAVLDAAGVTVKRFARFEVGA
- the rpsB gene encoding 30S ribosomal protein S2 — protein: MAVVTMKQLLESGVHFGHQTRRWNPKMKRFIFTERNGIYIIDLQQSLSYIDRAYEFIRSTVASGGAILFVGTKKQAQEAIAEQATRVGMPYVNQRWLGGMLTNFQTVSKRLQRMKELELLDFDDVAASGVTKKELLQKRREYIKLLKTLGGIRDMARVPAAVWIVDTKKEHLAVDEARKLKLPIIGILDTNCDPDEVDFPIPGNDDAIRSVGLLTRVIADAVADGLMSRGGQGAAAAGEELGAEEPMAAWERELLESQNGAATEAKADEAKADEAKADEAPAAEVKTEEAPAAEVKADEAPAAEVKADEAPAAEVKTDEAPAAEVEATEAPAAEAAAVEAPAAEATDAEAPKTDA
- a CDS encoding M23 family metallopeptidase is translated as MPLDPGTTRPTATHAVLATITFALIALAHLSLASPPTSAPPPGASQSAASNYAHVPAPPPTTRVRTPQSATSAPLPTASPGAYVSTSPSAASAGPPAAVATFRGPPPGAAPRGGVWPLSPRPEIVRGFELPAKPWLPGHRGLDLAGSPGQPVLAATAGTITYAGPLAGRGVVVVTTGLLRTTYEPVIPSVRVGATVTPGQQLGTLSLAGTHCPPHTCLHWGLRNATTYVNPLTLLTSRPVRLLPSAQPQTSPAQPPTADPPQAPPTGTCPAGRPAPTTQRVARSRQHPPASRGRRPAAQPRAPARPECAARFQRAASSRLRAPAPQAHALALRASAAPFPATAAFPRCGAARRIEVRAQRRSPWWASAPCLPSAVHS
- a CDS encoding RrF2 family transcriptional regulator, coding for MRVSAKSDYALRALIEITQRWMASDPTVVSAEELSRAQGIPHGFLQGILADLRRAGVLSSQRGQSGGWKLAVDPNNISVADVMRAVDGPIVSISGVRPESVDYNEQAVVLQRVWIAARASLRDVLEHTTLTDLAKGKLPAGVERRSRDEDAWQARVQGS
- a CDS encoding tyrosine recombinase XerC, with translation MAPEDVSGNPALSEDFTVLLADYERHLTAERDLSKHSVRAYIGDIADLLDHLTRLGHDADLNGLDIRGLRSWLAKQQSLGKARSTMARRATAARVFTAWAQRTGRIATDPGALLASPKPHRPLPGVLGQADTRAVMDAAAVAADDGSPVGLRDLAIMELLYATGIRVGELCALDVDEVDSSRRVVRVFGKGRKERSVPYGVPAAAALETWMRTARPQLIQPGSGPALFLGARGGRIDQRTVRRVVHARIDAVDAPDLSPHGLRHTAATHLLEGGADLRSVQELLGHASLATTQVYTHVSGERLRRAYEQAHPRA